The DNA sequence CCTGAGGCCGCGGGGGCGTCGGGGTGTTAGCTGGTTTGGGCTGTTGAAGGAGCATATAAAACGAGATGAGTTCACCAACAATCTCAGTTTGCGgtatttaagttgtttaatgtgGCAGCAGCTGGGAGTGCTGACCTGCGCATTGAACCTGGGCTTGAACTCATTCGCATTTGGGTTCAGGGTTGATTTTCTCACTtgactgcaggaggagagcaAACAGTGAGAACGTTAGTTTAAAGGATCAGTATGGAATTATCATCATATTGAGAGCTTCAGCGATTGATGGATTTTCTTGATAATAATTCTTTTAAGAagaacaaaagtaaaaaatctAATTCCAGCTTCTgacatgtgaatattttctggtttctttgctcctctATGTCAGTGAACTGAGTATCTTCATACTTTTCATGTTGAGCTCCCAGGGCCCTGATCAATATTTtgcaccattttctgacattttataggcCAATGAAACTAACTGACTGaatcatatatataatataatccACTGTATTAATTCACAACAAAAACCTTCAACAGACATGCTTTGGGataataaaatgtatcaatAAATTAGCTAATCAATAACATTTCCTGTCAGGATGAAAGAAGTGGTAGGAAtcactcaaaatgaaaatagttgCTGGATGCAGCACTGATTATCATATTCTTGCCAAGAAGGCTCAGTATTTTTCTAAAATGGATGGGAACTTTAGTTTTTAGcaaacattattcaaacaggagtgaagagTGCATTTGTTGGCGACTGTTTTATAGCAGCTGATTTTGACATATTTGATGTTTTAGTAAGTATTTCCAGCACAATGTGTATGTAGGATTTAGTTAAGCACAGTGATTTGATTTAGGTGATCATGGTATAGCACactgagttgttttttaaaagttctgGACCACAGTTTATATCAATATACATTAGTCTTTGACTAGGCAGGAAATGTTAGGTCTATGtctggtcttttcatgggatcTGACGATGACAAGGTATAAATAAGTACAGTCTCCCCTCTCACGCTTTTACTCACTCTTGTACTGGTTCCTTTTTCTCATCCTTGTCTTCATGCTTGGGTCCACTAAATGCGGAAGTGGCCGTCGTCTGAACTCCCTGTGATGTCACATCAAGCCCCGCTCTCTTCTGGTCTGGGGCTGAAGGAGACGGGGACAGTGCAGCGGGGCTGCCAGGCTTACTGGTGTTTGTGGCGGTGGTGGATGGTGTTGGGGCACCACCGGGGGTGCCACCAGTTATTACTACAACACCATCTTCTGCGCCCTCCCGCCCCGCTGTGGAGGCTTTGTCCAGGGGAAGGTCTTTAGGCTTGTCTGCTGGATCTCTGGGAGGCTTGGTCATCATCTGGTCAAAGGCAGCCTCTGAGTTTGAACTAGACTGCAActggaagaggaaggaggataACGAGAGTTAGACGAGGCACATACAAGCTCCTAATCATGCCAGATTGTCAGTATTTTTATATGGTACAGGTGAAAGATACTTACCCTAAAATCTACACTAAATTTCTTTAAATTAtctatttgttttctgtggtcTGGTGCCATAGAAGGGGGTCCTGTAAGATGATTAGAGGGAGAGACATGAGGGTTTCAGTTGTTATGAAATGGATTGAGATtctggaaatatttatttttttaaaagacggGACAACAACCTGTATTATATTACAAAAGCAGCTAAATAAAAGAAGTCAGGGGTTTTGCTCTCTGGGCCTCTCAGCTGTTAACATCCCTGCTGGATGAGCTCAGGTAAGCAGGCTCAGTGTTTAAATCTCCTTTTAAGCCATCTTAACTGATGGGATTGTATTGTAATTAGTTTAAATAATTCTTTATCTCTATTTATACTTTGGGTTTTGATCtcactgactttttttatttattgcttttaaatgaaaaacactttgtatCGAAAGGATCtacataaataaagtaaataaccTTATACATAAAATCAGATGAGACTCAACTTAATTCTTCAAAAATCTTAGTGCTAAAGCTTTGCAGCATTGTGTCTGAAGCCAATACTGCCGTCTCTAGTGGATGCTGTACCTTTACAGACTGGTCTGGTGATACTAGGTGAGCTGTCCAAGGGCTTGATGTTCTCCTTGTTTGCCGTAGGGGATGTTTGTCTTGTCTCCTGGACACGACACTCTTTTgctgcacagaacagaaacataGTCTGTTTATTACCGGGACAAAAGCAGAGATTTGCACTGTGGATAGTGGCAGAACCTACGCCAAAATGGCTACTATAAGTACGCAGTTATCATGTATTTACATCACACTCAGCATTCCTTATTGACTGGATTAACTTTAAACTCACCATCTCCTGGTGGAGAAGTGACCATGTTGGGGGCGGGGCTAGCAGCAGTGGGAGAGGGAGCTGATGCTGGTGTAGCAGCAGTTTCCACAGGAGCTGTTCCTGTCTGGGGTgatgggagagaggaggagccaGTGGAGGCTCCGCCCATACTGTTCTGTCGGGGGGAGCGAGGTCTATGGGCTGAGAACGGAAAGAGGAAATTAGATATTGGTGATCACATATTGTAAGTTACCCCAACTACCTCATCTTACTTCACTACCTTAAATATTAGAGGTTTGGGTTCCAAGGATGTCTGCACTCATATTCGTACTATAAAGTGCTTCTTTAATAATGCTATGAGGGCGAATATGTTGAGGAAATCTTTAGAGTTTTTCACGACAATCATGCTAAACCTTTCTCCTTGGCAGATATGTGTACAAGTTCATATAGCTGGcaatttacattaaaaagttgatattaaaaaaagatagaaaggaaaagaaaaaggaagaactACTGTACCTCCACTAACCACTGAAGACCATGTCCCTCCAGAGGAGCTGCTCCTGGTCGGTGGAGTCACTGGGACCTCTCCAGGGGCACTGTGGGAAATTAAGTCCACTCCTGGAGGGACTCCAGTGGTCCGGCAGGGTGGCACTCTATGAGCACGAGGCGTCCGCTGGGACTTTGGAGACATCCTGGGTGGACCTATAGATGAAGAAAGACATATGAAGACAGACAAAACTccataaacaaaacagtggaggtgaagtaaacacactgaacatccTTCTGTGGAGAATCTGTCTcacaaaagttttaaaaaccCAACCCTTTgacaacatgtcaatcactTTATAAGGTAATGTTATTTTGTGACATGCATGTTAGTGGAGAAACTGCAGATGATCCTGTAAAGTGAGCAAACAACACAGCAAACTTTTCAAACCACAACCAAGTGAAGTGAGAGATGAGAAACAGGGAAAGCGAGGGAGGAAGGTGAAAACCCTTGTTTAAAGAAGTCACTGTTTAGCAGAGTTTGTACGAAAAACACTCAAGACTAGTTCAACATTTTGCCATTTCAGTGTAGAAACATTTGACAAGTATAAACGTGACCCAAAACTATTCTGTCAGTACTACAGATCACTGGATTAGCAAAAAACAGGGACTAACAGATTGAAGGACTTTCTAACAGTTGTGTGGTTGACAATACCATCGCTATAGAAGATAATGATGAGTCTACAACCAAAagtatgaaacattttaaaataacaaatttaACTTTGGTTAactttgttgtcttgtttttgctgtCCTGTTGTTTTCACCTTTCTGCATTCATGTTGACTTGTCATTATAGGTACACCCAATTGCACTTCTGGCCGACAGCGGTTACGTTTACATGCTGACTAATTTTCTTGAACTATTGTTCAACTGACTATTGTCTTTTTTGGAAAATGGGCAAAAAATCTATTATTGTGTGCATGTCAATGTAGCCACTTATGCTGGGTGTCATTAAAGATGCAACAGACTCAAAACACTTGAGCTCAGTGGTACGCTTAATGACTCATCATCTTGACGTTCTCAGCTTTTGAAAAATCTGGTGAGTTGGTGTTTTCGTTGGCCTAACTCTTGCTAAACAGAAAGCACAGCACACACCGTGGTGCACCCACATGCCAAGGTGAAACTGCCTGATACACTGACAAAGGATCAGCTTTGTGGATAATCAAATCTGACCCCAAGTCAGTCTGAAGAAGCTGCttcacctgtttgtgttttttcacactAGACCTGGGCAAATTTATCTTTGAAAGCAGTTCACTTATTTAGGTTTGAAGACACTTCTAACATCTTGACTGAGAATTTAGTTTTTCCATATGGAGATCAATCCATCCACCTTCAACTCATGCTTTGCCCAGGTCTACTCCACACTGATGTGGGTACCTTCTGAAGACATGCGTTTGGGCAGAGTGGAGGCTGGCGACGTGGGCCCATGGTGGgaaaaggaggatgaggaggaggagggatagGAGGGGTGGGATGAATGAGAGGGAGGCCTGGAAGGTCGAGAGGGGGGTCTGGAGGGTGGCCTGGTGGGCGTTGTCGCCcgaggaggcagggaggaggggcCAGACTGGTAACGAGAGGGGGGgcgggaggagggagacggaCAGGGTGAGGGCCAATGGGATGAACCTAAAAGAGGGAAGGACAAATGATCAAGGATGCAGATGATAACTAGTTAAAGGGGGAAAACAGTAAGAATAAACAAGAAGGGGGAGATTAATAAACATGAAAGAATGGCAAGGCAGGAGCAGAATTATTCAATTAAGTAAAGAACGAtaagtgcataaaaaaaaccaaatatGAACATCCCAGCAACACTAAGCCAAATAAACTCAGCCTTTTATGGCAGttaaacaatcaaaaataacacaatttcTTTCACTATACTGGCCAACTCACTCACCGCCCAATGCATCTctgtacatttctgtgttttgtcttaaGGGCGTAGCAAATAACAGCAGAGCTTTGTGTGTCATATATTAAACGCACCTCCGTTAACCACTCTCTGGTCGGCCCCGGAGCTGGGGCTGTAGTCGTGAGGTCCTGGTCGAGGAGCCGAGGGTCCAGCTGAGCTCTGAGACAGACGAGGTGAATTCTGACGTCCCGGTCCCCATGACATCGCCTCCCTGTTCCTCTGACCTGGAGGAATGTACTTGTTCTCTCTATgcgcacgcgcacgcacacacacacacacacacaacacaggcaGAGACAATAGTCAAGATAAAGGGGAGGAATTAATTCTACACTCTAATAAATTCAACAAAGTACTTCTCATCAGCCAAAATGagcatgttttctttaattaccAGGGAAGCGTTTGTTCTGACAACAGCTGCTGTCTACTAAGTGAATTGCTGGAATTACTTTGTCTCCCTTCAGTGCTCAAGCATGCTTCTTAAGGCCTCTGCCCGAGTCCTTCTACTGCAGACCCACACCACGTGGAAGCATAATGTACATATAGAAGATGTACTTGTGCTCTCATCCTTGCACTTTAATGATGAGAGCTTTCAGCTTTTTACACTTAATTCTGCAAAATGGATCTATGTGCTTCTCTCTTGCCTGAAATTAACTATGGAGTGTACCAGTGTATCCAATGCATAACTTTATAGTTATTTCATAATAAACCCTGTCCCTATGGGTGGAGAAAATAAGATATTTATAGTCAGTTTAACTTTATGAATATGTTGcaacttgtttaaaaaaaaaggtgcaagatatattttatttaatcgtttatgacaataaaacataaatcctcttttttcaaaaagacCTACAGGCATTGAAATTTGCAGCCGTTAACAATTAAGCTGCTGACTTGGTACATTTCTGGGCCGGCCCCTTGACTTCACAGTATGCACATTTAATAATATCTTGATGAGGATAATTATAAACTAAATCCCACAAAAGGAATGTAAATGTTGCAGTGCTGTATTATGCTGCTGCATTCTAGCTCAGATCATGAGCCAATTACCAAAATGAGtatgaatgaaatttgaaaggCACCTGCTGGCAGTGAACACAATTTTCAATTACGTAATTGCAAGctctgcactgacacacactcaccagcACAAGAAGTATGAGTATTTGCATGCGCGTCCTGGTCTCACCTGCTGAGCGTGTGAGTCTCCCTCTCCCCTCGCACCACAGCTGTAtacttctcctcctcagagcgTTCATCGTTTTCCAGGGCCACGCGGGCCTTATACGTGGCACTGGCCTCGATCTCCTCTGCCAGCTGGGCGGCACGTGCCTCCCTCTTGAGGAACTCTTCTGAGTTGTCCCGCTCAAGGGGGACCCTGGGAAACAAGCTCAGGTCACACAAGGGCAGCGGGATGATCAAGTGACTATAGGGGGCCTGATTTCAAGTTTTTGTCATGTGAGGTCACACTTAACAAAATTAAAGGAGTGATACAGCATAGCTCAATGACCAGATATCTATCAAAACATCTTTGTTTAATGTTATCGTTTAAATTTAAAGGAAAACGTACATTTCTTACGGTATATGCAGGAAAATGTGCTTGAAAAGGAACATATTCTAACAGAACACAGATGAAGCTTACGTGTATGTTGACAGGCTGCTGTCATATGTAGACAAGACTCCATACTTCTCCTCATTGTACTTGAACATGTCATTGGGGTCCCACCCGTTTGACTGatatgaagagagagaaagtggagcagagagagagttttACAGATGGACTATAAGATATGAGATGACACAACCTGTGTCTTCTTACTGTAAAATTTATGATGGCCTGTATGGATTCCATTCTATGTGCTCACAAGTGTAGCATcagtgtgtttcttgtgtttgttttctcaccaCGTCTGTATCCAGAGACTCGAGGCTGTCAGAGTTGTGGGTCTCTCCTCCATCCCAGGGCTCTagatctttctctttgtgcTCGCCATTgatcctgctgctcactgctgcaTCTGTGAAGTtgtctgcagcacacacagagaataTATATCTATGTACAGCAGGTTGCCATACACACATAACCCATACACACCCACGCAGAAGTTCACGGTGGTATACAGTCACATGGCTGCACTCTCACTGTTTATGGAGGGAAGCACTCATGCCTCGAGAGCTTCTGCCACAAGCATTCACAGCAAAGGTCTATATGGAGGTAGGGGTGGTTCACCAGGCACACCCACTCACAACCAGACATGGGCCCAACTGGGTTGGGGGAAAAAtcctttcaaagaaaaataaattgagCCCTTTGCTTGAGCTGGCGCTAAAGCTAACACAAATAAAGGGGTTTTGGTGGTGTGAGTCAGAATATGAAAACAGCCTTGTGAAGAAGAGGTGGTCCCCATGCACTACTGTAGGTTAGAGCAAAATAATCCAAATTTAATCTAGAGTTGTTCCAAGACCGTTCCCCCTTCCCAATAACCTGAACTCACATGTCAATCGAAGTGCAGACCTGATACCAATGCACTGAataatatacatgtatatataatcttatttattatttttcagcagcagtgtaCTACCAATGATGAACAGATTTAATATAATTGTTTCACCCTcttaactgaaaacaaatacaaatgttgacAAATGTAAGTTTGCTGACGTGTGTTTAGaaggccctgacacaccaaGCCGATGGTCCGCCATTGGGCATTGGCAGAGTCGTCGGTGAGCATCAGTGGCTGTAGCTAATGCGGTGTGTCCTGCATCACTGGCACTACGCAGCTCTTGTACAGACTTTTGAGACTTTTGGGCCGATTCAGCGTATAGAATCAGCCGCTGCTCGTCTGTGAGAGAAATCTCTCAGATTGGCTGTTCAGGTAAGCTGAGCGGTGTACgaagaaataaatggaaaaagtAAGGGAAACTCCCTCGAGTCTGCCGCTATAGTGTCCATGTTTTCACCCAATTTATGTGGTTTCTtcttatctttcttttctgtctctgtgcaaGATTTTTATCAGATATACTCCATGTTAGAAGCAGCTATATTAGCGTTAGGGGTCTCAAAAAATGTTGCTCAATCCTAAGAACCATTTGTATATTGGCAGAGAGGTATTGCCTTTCACTCAGGTGCAGAGAATATCTGCATGATGGCTGCAGTCTCTGTAGTTTGTTCAAATGTAGCTTTTTGGCCAAGACACGGGAGACGTCGGCCATTGATGCAGCAAGTTATTTGATGTAGgttctctgatgaattgacTTACGCACTGGTGGATCCAAATGGTAGACCAGATCTGCCATTTAAGCTTTACCGGGGGCATTAAAAATACTGGTATCAGAGTCGGAACAACCCTAATCAAATCAGGAAAAATAGTGCTACAATATTTTCAGCTGGCtaaatcaaatatcacattGTGTCTTCTACAttgcctgatttttttcccccccacttCATTTGTTCCTCATCATCCAATGCCGACATCTTTATACATTCGCATTTATAAGTATCTATTTGGTGCTGGTGGTAGTCCAAGCTTTCAAGACCATTCATTATATTCAAGTAATCTAACAGAACACTTGAGATGGCTAAACTAAGACTAGGAACAGGCATGCTCAAAGAAACCCCCCCAGTTATATTTGAAAGGAAAACTGATCTCATGTCTGCCCAAGTCTGCTCTCACATTCTGAGAGCTGGCACCAATGGAGTGCATAAAGCATGCTGAACCACCGGGAGTTACATAACTCAGTCATCCCAACTCATCCTACAATACAGAGTGCCTTTAAGCATTTTTGGCAAATAGTAAATTGAAAATAAGGAAATTAGATTGGCACCATACAGGCAGTTGGGCAAACAGGCCTGAGTTATATTAACAAAGGTGGTCGGGATGCTCTATGCACATTGTCCATCAAGGAAAAAATTGGGAGTTGGGGGTAAGCAAACATGCATTTAGATTGCAGTCAATTACAAGACTTCAAAGCACTTCAGGgccaaaacaaattaaacattgtGACAAAACTCCATTTTTAATACAATGCTCAAAAAGAAGATTGAGGTGAAAGTGCTCAACATGAGATTTCAATCTGCTGCTTTCAATGGAATCATA is a window from the Acanthopagrus latus isolate v.2019 chromosome 5, fAcaLat1.1, whole genome shotgun sequence genome containing:
- the atxn2 gene encoding ataxin-2 isoform X2, whose amino-acid sequence is MSMKAGGNRSKPGGGNTAGAAASGAGGSGGGRQNLGRGRHSGKGPAAVIFNGVYANMRMVHVLTSVVGAKCELKVKNGAVYEGVFKTYGPECDLVLDAAHRKSPEPSIAPRKEDIVESIIFKASDVVVVTFKDVDLNFARKVSSDTDNFTDAAVSSRINGEHKEKDLEPWDGGETHNSDSLESLDTDVSNGWDPNDMFKYNEEKYGVLSTYDSSLSTYTVPLERDNSEEFLKREARAAQLAEEIEASATYKARVALENDERSEEEKYTAVVRGERETHTLSRENKYIPPGQRNREAMSWGPGRQNSPRLSQSSAGPSAPRPGPHDYSPSSGADQRVVNGGSSHWPSPCPSPSSRPPSRYQSGPSSLPPRATTPTRPPSRPPSRPSRPPSHSSHPSYPSSSSSSFSHHGPTSPASTLPKRMSSEGPPRMSPKSQRTPRAHRVPPCRTTGVPPGVDLISHSAPGEVPVTPPTRSSSSGGTWSSVVSGAHRPRSPRQNSMGGASTGSSSLPSPQTGTAPVETAATPASAPSPTAASPAPNMVTSPPGDAKECRVQETRQTSPTANKENIKPLDSSPSITRPVCKGPPSMAPDHRKQIDNLKKFSVDFRLQSSSNSEAAFDQMMTKPPRDPADKPKDLPLDKASTAGREGAEDGVVVITGGTPGGAPTPSTTATNTSKPGSPAALSPSPSAPDQKRAGLDVTSQGVQTTATSAFSGPKHEDKDEKKEPVQDQVRKSTLNPNANEFKPRFNAQPKPANTPTPPRPQGQPSPSIVVQQPPAVYGQTVCFPQMYPLTPVSPGVQKSIIWKSPAMYQVQMPHMTVSQSKPYRPVPNMPQQRSDQHHPPGTPTMMHPATAAGPPIVAQSPAYSAQYFTCSPQQFTSQPLVQQMTHYQSQNKICWPGHLYSTTAQHVFSPVMQGSARMMAPPTHGQPSLVSSSTTQYPEQTHTMYVSQGPMPQQYPHPSATLHPHPQHPQPSATPTGQAQQGGPPQHGGPPSHPAASPVQHQQHQQAAAAAAAAQALHLANQPPQQQMYSALAPTPPSMTPGPNPQSPQASFPSAQQTVYIHPQQVQHGYNHNHMAHVQQAHMQSGMVPSHHPAPTHPTMMLMATQGPPGGPQPPMPQTALNPIPVSSTTHFSYLAHPQVQPHHQQQL